A genomic window from Labrus bergylta chromosome 7, fLabBer1.1, whole genome shotgun sequence includes:
- the LOC109999933 gene encoding serine/threonine-protein kinase WNK1-like isoform X2 — protein MSVKPDDKMVKFLAPPQKSGNGPSSGSDSMVSECRPTEVRRRHHTMERDRCNPEHRFLRRSVISDSNATALALPLPSKIPIPAPQRVQLREAVPQRQQATVSSHLPRAEPSSAHNEVSAVGGGGQEGKDIKIAKVNVVPSEQEPAIVQDICDGEVVVSAHSSPRLGTEVQSQTEPESTAEVKEHHGEEGEEEDKSAKARAEAEQREAEKRVQDDIEEAETKAVGTSPDGRFLKFDIEIGRGSFKTVYKGLDTETTVEVAWCELQDRKLSKTERQRFKEEAGMLNGLQHPNIVRFYDSWEGPSKGRKCIVLVTELMTSGTLKTYLKRFKVMKIKVLRSWCRQILKGLHFLHTRAPPIIHRDLKCDNIFITGPTGSVKIGDLGLATLKRASFAKSVIGTPEFMAPEMYEEKYDESVDVYAFGMCMLEMATSEYPYSECQNAAQIYRRVTSGVKPGSFDKVAIPEVKEIIEGCIRQNKDERYSIKDLLNHAFFQEDTGVRVELAEEDDGEMEAIKLWLRIEDVKKLKGKYKDNEAIEFSFDLNKDVPEVVAQEMVESGYVFEGDHKTIAKAIKDRVSLISRKRAQRQQVREDQQKRILEEEQQSQIPPAQPTGQLTSTEVPHPQPIPQPIPQSTYVPPQPTQHSPQISAQPASQQSLPSANYNTPQSTQLTGMPQGVPYVPHSTGQVPASVQGQSVAPVQPESEEPETDQPHHTGGDRLPGSSILHETQPPQTGIPFNPSPSQHHQPPVSGPLSQNDQTQQQQLSVVQPQIQAVQLEVVPVAPSGQSVPAAPPQYGVYYQSSLPPQIPPQQVKMPPSSQPSPPQQQQHPESSNSPQNIILPQSAALQAPVSVSQSSSAEQPAGSSAVVHPFVESCLSDAASGLSDGNDGSSTSGGRHEGRSLKRHQRRSVRSRSRHDKTARAKLNVLSISNVGDRVAECQLETHNRKMVTFKFDLDGDNPEEIAQIMVESEFILESERDSFIEQVREVIEMADEKGEGMKEGFPQISNQQQQTELSVPMLPGISPNTTAQVVHSAGRRFIVSPVPESRLREQFFGATSANTSFGDEFPAPMALGLSLSAPSGTLQQAFNKVKQERLERGNTIDPPAAEQQPETKPSNEAALEPNSNSVPPPQEAAASTASSTFPAASLLPSSTGRVSPSPVSTQSQTPAPVINDTSPSPQSLGESAPAQLLPAANIPPSSSTLSPPSVPTSVPSVPVPQSSSGSVSASSVAANSPSSTGTVPASEQQMNSSIHAPQTTTPQGQPVPPPSQSQVQPQPTETEGAELQNKTGGDDIQALDKKLRSLFKDQSSASMDPSQTTGTSSPPTGTCSPPPGAALLPPSNLPLSSGVQGVLGPSTTPGGHAQTPPTKPRAQTLPSGFDQAATPPSDLVPPFPGPNQVQPLGNLDAELRRALSPETVQGGNRVQAPAAGFTLGRFQVSVATDGASHRAPGPSSLVSSSSLTPSSTSSSSSSTSSSEPSSPENTLHRSSSLSKEVCETDAVNRAPTVTDGPPNQSTTIGRFQVSTSSNATSEPTADSKVGRFSVTVTPAPPAGSSPPHGSSVQNGPSSSPSDAHNTHPHYSSDNDDDSENEDEALQKEISRLREKHMMEIQALQTRQKEEIESLFSKMGKPPPPSVIAPAVAMAGGRRRRKSHKSARSSGQPSPNHSGSPISAQSLYGSQSSAKHTSPSASMASQEAGIRSTMQSLRSSPSMPSLSSCSTVSSETGSTNGSNHCQNHSTSLTQASGPTPSVSHTQKGKGTFTDDLHQLVDNWARDAKSLSQVKRCPRTGAQSTLGHEIIPPANMGRKFSAPGYLCPTLPTPSNTTSTTSSTSHHQNPANPAVAVGPRKGSLGPVSQSFGYTSTPYSGSQWAGPTSTGQVSMHNPPQPLTQYQPPTTAPVSMHQSYHIGATPAPQKSVAPGGSNLRPT, from the exons ATGTCGGTGAAGCCAGACGACAAAATGGTGAAGTTCCTGGCTCCCCCGCAGAAGAGTGGAAATGGCCCCAGTTCTGGTTCAGATTCGATGGTGAGTGAATGCCGGCCGACAGAAGTGAGACGCCGGCATCACACCATGGAGCGTGACCGATGTAACCCCGAACACCGCTTCCTACGCCGCAGTGTCATCAGTGATTCCAATGCAACAGCATTGGCCCTACCTTTACCCAGCAAGATCCCCATCCCTGCACCTCAAAGGGTTCAGTTACGGGAAGCGGTCCCCCAACGGCAACAAGCGACTGTCTCCTCTCATTTGCCTAGGGCTGAACCAAGTTCAGCTCATAACGAGGTGTCTGCTGTTGGTGGAGGAGGACAAGAAGGAAAAGATATAAAAATAGCCAAGGTGAACGTAGTGCCTTCAGAGCAGGAGCCTGCCATTGTACAAGATATCTGCGATGGAGAGGTTGTAGTATCAGCCCACTCTTCCCCACGTTTGGGAACAGAAGTGCAGAGTCAAACTGAACCTGAAAGCACCGCTGAGGTGAAGGAACATCATGGAGAagaaggggaggaagaagaTAAGTCCGCCAAGGCACGTGCAGAGGCAGAACAGAGAGAAGCGGAGAAAAGGGTTCAGGACGATATTGAGGAGGCagaaaccaaagcagtgggaaCATCACCAGATGGACGTTTCTTAAAGTTCGATATAGAAATTGGACGTGGCTCCTTCAAGACGGTCTACAAAGGCTTGGACACTGAGACCACAGTGGAAGTAGCTTGGTGTGAGCTTCAG GATCGTAAGCtatcaaagacagagaggcagCGCTTTAAGGAGGAAGCAGGGATGTTAAACGGACTACAGCATCCCAACATTGTGCGCTTTTACGACTCCTGGGAGGGACCGTCCAAAGGCAGGAAGTGCATTGTACTGGTCACTGAGCTCATGACTTCTGGCACTCTAAAAAC ATATCTCAAGCGGTTCAAGGTGATGAAAATTAAAGTGCTGCGTAGCTGGTGTAGACAAATCCTCAAGGGACTTCACTTCCTTCATACACGAGCTCCCCCCATAATCCACAGGGACCTTAAGTGCGACAACATTTTCATCACAGGGCCGACAGGATCCGTCAAGATTGGAGACTTGGGACTTGCCACCCTAAAGCGTGCATCATTTGCCAAGAGTGTAATAG GTACCCCTGAGTTCATGGCGCCTGAGATGTATGAGGAGAAGTACGACGAGTCAGTGGATGTGTATGCCTTTGGAATGTGCATGCTGGAGATGGCCACCTCAGAGTACCCTTACTCAGAGTGCCAGAATGCTGCACAGATCTACCGCAGAGTTACCAGT GGTGTGAAGCCGGGCAGCTTCGACAAGGTGGCCATTCCTGAAGTGAAGGAGATCATCGAGGGATGTATTCGCCAGAACAAGGATGAGAG GTACTCGATTAAGGACCTTCTGAACCACGCCTTCTTCCAGGAGGACACAGGGGTGCGTGTGGAGTTGGCAGAAGAGGATGATGGAGAGATGGAAGCTATCAAGCTGTGGCTGAGAATTGAGGATGTAAAGAAACTGAAGGGAAAATACAAAGACAACGAAGCTATTGAGTTTTCTTTTGACCTCAACAAAGACGTCCCAGAAGTTGTGGCTCAGGAAATG GTGGAGTCTGGTTATGTGTTTGAAGGTGACCACAAGACCATTGCAAAGGCCATCAAGGACAGGGTGTCTCTTATCAGTCGCAAGAGAGCACAGCGACAGCAG GTGAGAGAAGATCAGCAGAAGAGAATTCTGGAGGAGGAACAGCAGAGTCAGATTCCACCTGCACAGCCAACAGGCCAGCTGACGAGCACAGAGGTGCCCCACCCCCAGCCCATTCCCCAGCCCATTCCACAGTCTACTTATGTTCCCCCACAACCAACCCAACACAGCCCACAGATATCTGCCCAACCTGCATCTCAGCAAAGCCTTCCGAGCGCAAACTACAACACTCCGCAATCGACCCAACTGACTGGCATGCCACAGGGGGTCCCTTATGTCCCCCACTCAACGGGGCAAGTTCCAGCTTCAGTTCAGGGTCAGAGTGTGGCCCCTGTACAGCCAGAGTCAGAGGAGCCTGAGACTGACCAACCTCACCACACTGGAG GAGACAGACTGCCTGGTTCCTCCATCCTTCATGAAACCCAGCCTCCTCAGACTGGAATACCGTTTAACCCCTCTCCAAGTCAACACCATCAGCCCCCGGTGTCCGGCCCCCTGTCACAAAATGACCAAACGCAACAGCAGCAGTTGTCAGTG GTTCAACCACAGATACAAGCTGTACAACTTGAAGTTGTTCCAGTTGCACCCAGTGGCCAGTCTGTTCCAGCAGCCCCACCACAG TACGGAGTTTACTACCAATCATCGCTTCCCCCTCAG ATTCCCCCCCAGCAAGTGAAAAtgcccccctcctctcagccGTCTCCACCCCAACAGCAGCAACATCCAGAGAGCAGCAATTCTCCCCAGAACATCATTCTACCACAGTCTGCAGCactacag GCCCCTGTAAGTGTTTCTCAGTCTTCATCAGCCGAGCAGCCAGCAGGATCCTCGGCTGTTGTGCATCCATTTGTAGAGAG CTGCCTGTCAGATGCAGCTTCAGGTCTAAGCGACGGTAACGATGGAAGCTCCACATCGGGTGGTCGCCACGAGGGGCGCTCGCTGAAGCGTCACCAGAGGCGATCTGTACGCAGCCGCTCCCGCCACGACAAGACTGCAAGAGCCAAGCTGAACGTTCTCAGT ATCTCTAATGTGGGGGACAGAGTGGCTGAGTGCCAGCTAGAAACGCACAACAGGAAGATGGTGACCTTCAAATTTGACCTTGATGGGGATAATCCAGAGGAGATCGCACAGATCATG GTGGAGAGTGAGTTCATCTTGGAGAGTGAGCGAGATTCCTTCATCGAGCAGGTCCGGGAAGTCATAGAAATGGCTGATGAGAAAGGAGAGGGCATGAAGGAAGGCTTTCCACAG ATAAGTAATCAACAACAGCAGACTGAGCTTTCTGTTCCCATGCTGCCAG gCATTTCCCCCAATACCACAGCCCAGGTGGTGCATTCAGCAGGACGGAGATTCATAGTCAGCCCAGTGCCAGAGTCTCGTCTTAGAGAGCAGTTCTTTGGAGCTACTTCTGCTAATACCTCCTTTGGAGATGAATTTCCAG CTCCTATGGCATTGGGcctttctctgtctgctccttCTGGGACTCTGCAGCAGGCTTTCAATAAAGTAAAGCAGGAACGTTTAGAGAGAGGTAACACCATCGATCCTCCAGCTGCTGAGCAACAACCAGAAACTAAACCGTCCAACGAGGCTGCACTCGAACCAAACTCGAACAGTGTTCCGCCTCCTCAAGAAGCCGCAGCCTCTACAGCTAGCTCTACATTTCCTGCTGCGTCCTTGTTGCCTTCCTCAACTGGGAGAGTTTCCCCTTCGCCTGTCTCCACTCAGTCCCAAACTCCAGCCCCCGTCATCAATGATACCAGTCCCTCTCCCCAATCTCTCGGTGAATCGGCCCCCGCACAACTTCTACCAGCCGCCAACATCCCTCCCTCATCCTCCACTCTTTCTCCTCCATCCGTGCCGACCTCCGTCCCCTCCGTCCCTGTGCCTCAATCGAGCAGCGGTTCTGTCTCCGCCTCTTCTGTTGCTGCTAATTCACCCAGCAGTACAGGCACTGTCCCCGCTTCAGAGCAGCAGATGaattcatccatccatgcaCCTCAGACCACGACCCCCCAGGGTCAGCCTGTTCCTCCTCCCAGTCAGAGTCAGGTCCAGCCACAGCCGACAGAGACAGAAGGGGCTGAGCTCCAGAATAAGACTGGCGGGGATGACATCCAAGCTCTCGATAAGAAGCTACGGTCCCTCTTTAAGGACCAGAGCTCTGCATCCATGGACCCCAGTCAGACCACAggcacctcctctcctcccactgGTACTTGTTCACCCCCACCTGGAGCCGCTCTGCTGCCTCCATCTAACCTCCCCCTCTCGTCTGGGGTGCAGGGTGTCCTTGGCCCCTCCACCACCCCGGGCGGACATGCTCAGACACCTCCAACTAAGCCCAGGGCACAG aCTTTACCTTCTGGTTTTGATCAAGCTGCTACACCTCCCTCCGACCTTGTACCCCCATTTCCTGGACCAAATCAG GTACAACCCCTGGGCAATTTGGATGCCGAATTGAGGAGAGCTTTGAGCCCTGAGACTGTTCAGGGAGGCAACAGAGTCCAAGCCCCGGCTGCAGGTTTCACTCTTGGACGTTTCCAG GTGTCTGTTGCTACTGATGGTGCATCGCACAGAGCACCAGGTCCCTCCAGCCTCGTTTCCTCGTCTTCACTGACACCGTCCTcgacctcctcatcctcttcttctacGTCGTCGTCCGAACCCTCAAGTCCAGAAAACACCCTCCACCGGTCATCCTCTCTGTCCAAAGAGGTTTGTGAAACTGACGCTGTAAACCGAGCCCCGACTGTCACTGATGGTCCCCCCAATCAGTCCACCACTATTGGGCGCTTCCAAGTCTCCACGAGCAGCAACGCTACATCTGAACCAACTGCTGACTCAAAAGTGGGACGTTTTTCCGTCACAG TGACTCCAGCTCCACCTGCAGGCTCCAGTCCACCACATGGCTCCAGTGTGCAGAACGGACCCTCCTCTTCACCCTCTGATGCTCATAACACACACCCCCATTACAGCAGCGACAATGACGATGACTCTGAGAACGAGGACGAAGCTTTGCAGAAAGAAATCAGCCGTCTCAGAGAAAA GCATATGATGGAGATCCAGGCCTTGCAGACTCGTCAGAAAGAGGAGATTGAATCCTTGTTCAGTAAGATGGGAAAACCTCCTCCGCCTTCTGTCATCGCACCCGCTGTTGCGATGGCTGGAGGTCGTCGTAGGCGCAAAAGCCACAAGTCGGCACGCAGCAGTGGACAGCCTAGCCCCAATCATTCAG GGTCCCCCATCTCAGCTCAGAGTCTTTACGGGTCACAGTCCTCTGCAAAGCATACTTCCCCCTCAGCATCAATGGCCTCGCAAGAAGCAGGTATCCGGTCTACCATGCAGTCGCTCAGATCCTCTCCATCTATGCCTAGCCTCAGTAGTTGCTCAACAG TATCAAGTGAGACCGGCTCCACAAACGGTTCAAACCACTGTCAGAACCACTCCACCTCCCTGACCCAGGCGAGTGGACCTactccctctgtctctcacacccAGAAGGGGAAGGGTACTTTCACCGATGACCTGCACCAGCTGGTAGACAACTGGGCCCGGGACGCCAAGAGCCTCTCCCAGGTCAAGAGATGTCCTCGAACCGGGGCTCAGTCTACACTGGGACACGAG aTAATCCCTCCTGCAAACATGGGCCGCAAATTCTCCGCTCCAGGGTACCTCTGCCCAACTCTTCCCACACCTTCCAACACGACATCCACCACCAGCAGCACTTCTCACCACCAGAATCCGGCCAACCCCGCTGTCGCTGTGGGGCCTCGTAAAGGCTCTTTGGGCCCTGTATCCCAGAGCTTTGGATACACCTCGACCCCTTACAGCGGCTCTCAGTGGGCAGGACCCACAAGCACAGGCCAAGTCAGCATGCATAACCCCCCGCAGCCACTGACGCAGTACCAGCCGCCCACGACGGCCCCGGTGTCCATGCACCAAAGCTACCACATCGGAGCCACACCAGCCCCTCAGAAATCAGTCGCCCCAGGAGGGTCCAACTTGAGGCCGACATAG